A region from the Branchiostoma lanceolatum isolate klBraLanc5 chromosome 2, klBraLanc5.hap2, whole genome shotgun sequence genome encodes:
- the LOC136428152 gene encoding protein phosphatase 1 regulatory subunit 42-like isoform X3 gives MVRLTIDLIARVNTHTKRKRDEPLSQYLRRLTHLYFQERHIDEIDDLSLCKNLSVLYLYDNRISRIQNLHFASNLTHLYLQNNLINKIENLSLLRRLEKLYLGNNEITVVEGLEKLENLKELHIENQRLPPGEKLLFDPRSIQALSALCVLNVSGNNLEDLQDFRCLGNLNQFMAADNQLEDMKELAQVLAGWVNLWRLELVGNPLCRKAKYRDRVIVMSGSLEVLDGKEINETARKFLLSWKANKEARRRQREDRKKNGDADGTRPLDSELADPEIAFLRKLFGHSGPNFPMMSRDSLRLQPLQQLPSMPLEDQAVDELGNVARCELPPLQLPHAPLRNYIMPGLPGARKQFEAILARSRSLPGSADVMGRGDMLAQKTEIIAELPKKSLSDLQAPIRSRYARILVGEPGGTPIPRDLPPPIRSSPVLRPSLQAKAIDVRSSNQFVDSKVL, from the exons GACGACCTGTCCCTGTGTAAGAACCTGTCAGTGTTATACCTGTACGACAACAGGATCTCCAGGATACAGAACCTGCACTTCGCCTCCAACCTCACCCACCTGTACCTGCAGAACAACCTCATCAATAAAATAGAGAACCTGTCTTTGTTAAGGAGATTAGAAAAACT GTACCTAGGAAATAATGAAATCACAGTTGTGGAAGGTCTGGAAAAATTGGAGAATCTGAAGGAGCTACACATAGAGAACCAAAGATTACCACCTGGGGAGAAGTTACTGTTTGATCCCAGGTCCATACAAGCATTGTCG GCGTTATGTGTTCTAAACGTGTCGGGAAACAACCTGGAGGACCTTCAGGACTTCCGCTGCCTGGGGAACCTGAACCAGTTCATGGCAGCTGACAACCAGCTGGAGGACATGAAGGAGCTGGCGCAGGTGCTGGCGGGCTGGGTCAACCTGTGGAGACTGGAGCTGGTCGGCAACCCGCTCTGCCGCAAGGCCAAATACAGGGACAGGGTCATCGTCATGTCAGGGTCACTCG AAGTTCTAGATGGTAAGGAAATCAACGAGACAGCCAGAAAGTTCCTGCTGAGCTGGAAGGCAAACAAGGAGGCAAGGCGGAGGCAGCGGGAAGATAGGAAGAAGAACGGAGATGCAGACGGAACAAGAC CTTTAGACTCAGAACTTGCAGACCcagaaattgcatttttgaGGAAGCTGTTTGGACATTCAGGCCCAAATTTTCCCATGATGAGCCGGGACAGTCTGAGGCTTCAGCCTCTCCAACAGCTTCCCAGCATGCCTCTGGAGGACCAGGCTGTTGATGAGTTGGGCAACGTGGCCCGCT GTGAACTGCCACCTCTGCAGCTTCCTCACGCTCCTCTCAGAAACTACATCATGCCAGGCCTCCCGGGAGCGAGGAAACAGTTTGAGGCCATCCTGGCGCGGTCTCGCAGTCTGCCCGGCTCGGCAGACGTGATGGGACGAGGCGACATGCTCGCCCAGAAAACCGAGATTATCGCAGAGTTGCCAAAGAAGAGCCTTAGTGACCTACAGGCACCCATTAG ATCCAGGTATGCAAGAATCTTAGTGGGTGAACCAGGAGGCACGCCCATCCCGAGGGACCTGCCTCCACCAATCAGAAGTTCTCCTGTCCTCAGACCGTCGCTCCAAGCGAAAGCCATAGACGTGCGCAGCTCCAACCAATTTGTAGACTCCAAGGTTCTGTGA
- the LOC136428152 gene encoding protein phosphatase 1 regulatory subunit 42-like isoform X2 produces MVRLTIDLIARVNTHTKRKRDEPLSQYLRRLTHLYFQERHIDEIDDLSLCKNLSVLYLYDNRISRIQNLHFASNLTHLYLQNNLINKIENLSLLRRLEKLYLGNNEITVVEGLEKLENLKELHIENQRLPPGEKLLFDPRSIQALSALCVLNVSGNNLEDLQDFRCLGNLNQFMAADNQLEDMKELAQVLAGWVNLWRLELVGNPLCRKAKYRDRVIVMSGSLEVLDGKEINETARKFLLSWKANKEARRRQREDRKKNGDADGTRRVKVEIIPVEEDLPESLDSELADPEIAFLRKLFGHSGPNFPMMSRDSLRLQPLQQLPSMPLEDQAVDELGNVARCELPPLQLPHAPLRNYIMPGLPGARKQFEAILARSRSLPGSADVMGRGDMLAQKTEIIAELPKKSLSDLQAPIRRVWEAAPDAHVVPSSVDPDQQFVSIPTNFTPEPPTNIHPKSAKI; encoded by the exons GACGACCTGTCCCTGTGTAAGAACCTGTCAGTGTTATACCTGTACGACAACAGGATCTCCAGGATACAGAACCTGCACTTCGCCTCCAACCTCACCCACCTGTACCTGCAGAACAACCTCATCAATAAAATAGAGAACCTGTCTTTGTTAAGGAGATTAGAAAAACT GTACCTAGGAAATAATGAAATCACAGTTGTGGAAGGTCTGGAAAAATTGGAGAATCTGAAGGAGCTACACATAGAGAACCAAAGATTACCACCTGGGGAGAAGTTACTGTTTGATCCCAGGTCCATACAAGCATTGTCG GCGTTATGTGTTCTAAACGTGTCGGGAAACAACCTGGAGGACCTTCAGGACTTCCGCTGCCTGGGGAACCTGAACCAGTTCATGGCAGCTGACAACCAGCTGGAGGACATGAAGGAGCTGGCGCAGGTGCTGGCGGGCTGGGTCAACCTGTGGAGACTGGAGCTGGTCGGCAACCCGCTCTGCCGCAAGGCCAAATACAGGGACAGGGTCATCGTCATGTCAGGGTCACTCG AAGTTCTAGATGGTAAGGAAATCAACGAGACAGCCAGAAAGTTCCTGCTGAGCTGGAAGGCAAACAAGGAGGCAAGGCGGAGGCAGCGGGAAGATAGGAAGAAGAACGGAGATGCAGACGGAACAAGAC gtgtaaaagTAGAGATAATCCCAGTGGAAGAGGACCTGCCTGAGT CTTTAGACTCAGAACTTGCAGACCcagaaattgcatttttgaGGAAGCTGTTTGGACATTCAGGCCCAAATTTTCCCATGATGAGCCGGGACAGTCTGAGGCTTCAGCCTCTCCAACAGCTTCCCAGCATGCCTCTGGAGGACCAGGCTGTTGATGAGTTGGGCAACGTGGCCCGCT GTGAACTGCCACCTCTGCAGCTTCCTCACGCTCCTCTCAGAAACTACATCATGCCAGGCCTCCCGGGAGCGAGGAAACAGTTTGAGGCCATCCTGGCGCGGTCTCGCAGTCTGCCCGGCTCGGCAGACGTGATGGGACGAGGCGACATGCTCGCCCAGAAAACCGAGATTATCGCAGAGTTGCCAAAGAAGAGCCTTAGTGACCTACAGGCACCCATTAG GCGAGTATGGGAGGCGGCCCCTGATGCTCATGTTGTGCCCTCCTCGGTTGACCCTGACCAGCAGTTTGTCTCCATTCCTACTAACTTTACACCCGAGCCTCCCACTAACATCCATCCTAAGTCTGCCAAGATATGA
- the LOC136428152 gene encoding protein phosphatase 1 regulatory subunit 42-like isoform X1, with protein sequence MVRLTIDLIARVNTHTKRKRDEPLSQYLRRLTHLYFQERHIDEIDDLSLCKNLSVLYLYDNRISRIQNLHFASNLTHLYLQNNLINKIENLSLLRRLEKLYLGNNEITVVEGLEKLENLKELHIENQRLPPGEKLLFDPRSIQALSALCVLNVSGNNLEDLQDFRCLGNLNQFMAADNQLEDMKELAQVLAGWVNLWRLELVGNPLCRKAKYRDRVIVMSGSLEVLDGKEINETARKFLLSWKANKEARRRQREDRKKNGDADGTRRVKVEIIPVEEDLPESLDSELADPEIAFLRKLFGHSGPNFPMMSRDSLRLQPLQQLPSMPLEDQAVDELGNVARCELPPLQLPHAPLRNYIMPGLPGARKQFEAILARSRSLPGSADVMGRGDMLAQKTEIIAELPKKSLSDLQAPIRSRYARILVGEPGGTPIPRDLPPPIRSSPVLRPSLQAKAIDVRSSNQFVDSKVL encoded by the exons GACGACCTGTCCCTGTGTAAGAACCTGTCAGTGTTATACCTGTACGACAACAGGATCTCCAGGATACAGAACCTGCACTTCGCCTCCAACCTCACCCACCTGTACCTGCAGAACAACCTCATCAATAAAATAGAGAACCTGTCTTTGTTAAGGAGATTAGAAAAACT GTACCTAGGAAATAATGAAATCACAGTTGTGGAAGGTCTGGAAAAATTGGAGAATCTGAAGGAGCTACACATAGAGAACCAAAGATTACCACCTGGGGAGAAGTTACTGTTTGATCCCAGGTCCATACAAGCATTGTCG GCGTTATGTGTTCTAAACGTGTCGGGAAACAACCTGGAGGACCTTCAGGACTTCCGCTGCCTGGGGAACCTGAACCAGTTCATGGCAGCTGACAACCAGCTGGAGGACATGAAGGAGCTGGCGCAGGTGCTGGCGGGCTGGGTCAACCTGTGGAGACTGGAGCTGGTCGGCAACCCGCTCTGCCGCAAGGCCAAATACAGGGACAGGGTCATCGTCATGTCAGGGTCACTCG AAGTTCTAGATGGTAAGGAAATCAACGAGACAGCCAGAAAGTTCCTGCTGAGCTGGAAGGCAAACAAGGAGGCAAGGCGGAGGCAGCGGGAAGATAGGAAGAAGAACGGAGATGCAGACGGAACAAGAC gtgtaaaagTAGAGATAATCCCAGTGGAAGAGGACCTGCCTGAGT CTTTAGACTCAGAACTTGCAGACCcagaaattgcatttttgaGGAAGCTGTTTGGACATTCAGGCCCAAATTTTCCCATGATGAGCCGGGACAGTCTGAGGCTTCAGCCTCTCCAACAGCTTCCCAGCATGCCTCTGGAGGACCAGGCTGTTGATGAGTTGGGCAACGTGGCCCGCT GTGAACTGCCACCTCTGCAGCTTCCTCACGCTCCTCTCAGAAACTACATCATGCCAGGCCTCCCGGGAGCGAGGAAACAGTTTGAGGCCATCCTGGCGCGGTCTCGCAGTCTGCCCGGCTCGGCAGACGTGATGGGACGAGGCGACATGCTCGCCCAGAAAACCGAGATTATCGCAGAGTTGCCAAAGAAGAGCCTTAGTGACCTACAGGCACCCATTAG ATCCAGGTATGCAAGAATCTTAGTGGGTGAACCAGGAGGCACGCCCATCCCGAGGGACCTGCCTCCACCAATCAGAAGTTCTCCTGTCCTCAGACCGTCGCTCCAAGCGAAAGCCATAGACGTGCGCAGCTCCAACCAATTTGTAGACTCCAAGGTTCTGTGA